In Papio anubis isolate 15944 chromosome 20, Panubis1.0, whole genome shotgun sequence, a single window of DNA contains:
- the MAU2 gene encoding MAU2 chromatid cohesion factor homolog isoform X2, whose protein sequence is MAAQAAAAAQAAAAQAAQAEAADSWYLALLGFAEHFRTSSPPKIRLCVHCLQAVFPFKPPQRIEARTHLQLGSVLYHHTKNSEQARSHLEKAWLISQQIPQFEDVKFEAASLLSELYCQENSVDAAKPLLRKAIQISQQTPYWHCRLLFQLAQLHTLEKDLVSACDLLGVGAEYARVVGSEYTRALFLLSKGMLLLMERKLQEVHPLLTLCGQIVENWQGNPIQKESLRVFFLVLQVTHYLDAGQVKSVKPCLKQLQQCIQTISTLHDDEILPSNPADLFHWLPKEHMCVLVYLVTVMHSMQAGYLEKAQKYTDKALMQLEKLKMLDCSPILSSFQVILLEHIIMCRLVTGHKATALQEISQVCQLCQQSPRLFSNHAAQLHTLLGLYCVSVNCMDNAEAQFTTALRLTNHQELWAFIVTNLASVYIREGNRHQELYSLLERINPDHSFPVSSHCLRAAAFYVRGLFSFFQGRYNEAKRFLRETLKMSNAEDLNRLTACSLVLLGHIFYVLGNHRESNNMVVPAMQLASKIPDMSVQLWSSALLRDLNKACGNAMDAHEAAQMHQNFSQQLLQDHIEACSLPEHNLITWTDGPPPVQFQAQNGPNTSLASLL, encoded by the exons ATGGCGGctcaggcggcggcggcggcgcaggCGGCGGCGGCCCAGGCTGCGCAGGCCGAGGCGGCTGACTCTTGGTACCTGGCGCTTCTGGGCTTCGCTGAGCACTTCCGCACTTCCAGCCCGCCCAAAATCCGCCTGTGCGTGCACTGCTTGCAGGCCGTGTTCCCCTTCAAGCCGCCCCAGCGCATCGAGGCCCGTACACACCTGCAACTGGGCTCCGTTCTCTATCACCACACCAAGAACAGCGAGCAGGCGCGCAGCCACCTGGAGAAGGCG tggTTGATATCACAGCAA ATCCCGCAGTTCGAAGATGTTAAATTTGAAGCAGCAAGTCTGTTGTCTGAATTGTACTGTCAAGAG AATTCCGTTGATGCAGCAAAGCCGCTGCTGCGGAAGGCGATACAGATCTCACAGCAGACCCCGTATTGGCACTGCCGCCTGCTCTTCCAGCTCGCT CAACTGCACACGCTTGAGAAGGACCTGGTGTCGGCCTGTGACCTCCTGGGTGTGGGGGCCGAGTACGCCCGGGTGGTGGGATCTGAGTACACACG GGCGCTGTTCCTCCTCAGCAAGGGGATG ctgCTGCTGATGGAGCGCAAGCTGCAGGAGGTGCACCCGCTGCTGACCCTCTGTGGGCAGATCGTGGAGAACTGGCAGGGGAACCCCATCCAGAAGGAGTCGCTGCGTGTCTTCTTCCTGGTGCTCCAGGTCACCCACTATTTGGATGCCGGGCAG GTGAAGAGCGTGAAGCCGTGTCTGAAGCAGCTGCAGCAGTGCATCCAGACCATCTCCACGCTGCACGATGATGAGATCCTGCCCAGCAACCCTGCTGACCTCTTCCACTGGCTGCCCAAGGAGCACATGTGTGTGCTTGTCTACCTG GTGACTGTGATGCACTCCATGCAGGCCGGCTACCTGGAGAAGGCGCAGAAGTACACGGACAAGGCCCTCATGCAGCTGGAGAAGCTCAAGA TGCTGGACTGCAGCCCCATCCTGTCATCCTTCCAAGTGATCCTGCTGGAGCACATCATCATGTGCCGCCTCGTCACGGGTCACAAGGCCACGGCGCTGCAGGAG ATCTCCCAGGTCTGTCAGCTGTGCCAGCAGTCCCCCCGGCTCTTCTCCAACCACGCAGCACAGCTGCACACACTGCTG GGCCTGTACTGTGTCTCCGTCAACTGCATGGACAACGCGGAAGCCCAGTTCACCACAGCCCTGCGG CTCACCAACCACCAGGAGCTGTGGGCCTTCATTGTCACCAACCTGGCGAGTGTATATATACGGGAAGGAAATAGACACCAAGAG cTCTACAGTCTACTGGAGAGGATCAACCCAGACCACAGCTTCCCTGTCAG CTCACACTGCCTCCGAGCGGCTGCCTTCTACGTGCGTGGgctcttctccttcttccaggGACGCTACAACGAGGCCAA GCGATTTCTGCGGGAAACTCTGAAGATGTCCAATGCCGAGGACCTGAACCGGCTCACAGCCTGCTCCCTTGTGCTCCTGGGCCACATCTTCTATGTGCTGGGAAACCACAGG GAGAGTAACAACATGGTGGTACCTGCCATGCAGCTCGCCAGCAAGATCCCGGACATGTCGGTACAGCTGTGGTCGTCAGCACTGCTGCGAG ACCTGAATAAAGCCTGTGGGAACGCCATGGATGCCCATGAAGCCGCCCAGATGCACCAGAACTTCTCGCAGCAGCTGCTCCAGGACCACATTGAGGCCTGCAGCCTCCCCGAACACAACCTCATCACG TGGACAGACGGTCCACCCCCTGTGCAGTTCCAAGCTCAGAATGGAcccaacaccagcctggccagcctccTGTGA
- the MAU2 gene encoding MAU2 chromatid cohesion factor homolog isoform X3 translates to MAAQAAAAAQAAAAQAAQAEAADSWYLALLGFAEHFRTSSPPKIRLCVHCLQAVFPFKPPQRIEARTHLQLGSVLYHHTKNSEQARSHLEKAWLISQQIPQFEDVKFEAASLLSELYCQENSVDAAKPLLRKAIQISQQTPYWHCRLLFQLAQLHTLEKDLVSACDLLGVGAEYARVVGSEYTRALFLLSKGMLLLMERKLQEVHPLLTLCGQIVENWQGNPIQKESLRVFFLVLQVTHYLDAGQVKSVKPCLKQLQQCIQTISTLHDDEILPSNPADLFHWLPKEHMCVLVYLVTVMHSMQAGYLEKAQKYTDKALMQLEKLKMLDCSPILSSFQVILLEHIIMCRLVTGHKATALQEISQVCQLCQQSPRLFSNHAAQLHTLLGLYCVSVNCMDNAEAQFTTALRLYSLLERINPDHSFPVSSHCLRAAAFYVRGLFSFFQGRYNEAKRFLRETLKMSNAEDLNRLTACSLVLLGHIFYVLGNHRESNNMVVPAMQLASKIPDMSVQLWSSALLRDLNKACGNAMDAHEAAQMHQNFSQQLLQDHIEACSLPEHNLITWTDGPPPVQFQAQNGPNTSLASLL, encoded by the exons ATGGCGGctcaggcggcggcggcggcgcaggCGGCGGCGGCCCAGGCTGCGCAGGCCGAGGCGGCTGACTCTTGGTACCTGGCGCTTCTGGGCTTCGCTGAGCACTTCCGCACTTCCAGCCCGCCCAAAATCCGCCTGTGCGTGCACTGCTTGCAGGCCGTGTTCCCCTTCAAGCCGCCCCAGCGCATCGAGGCCCGTACACACCTGCAACTGGGCTCCGTTCTCTATCACCACACCAAGAACAGCGAGCAGGCGCGCAGCCACCTGGAGAAGGCG tggTTGATATCACAGCAA ATCCCGCAGTTCGAAGATGTTAAATTTGAAGCAGCAAGTCTGTTGTCTGAATTGTACTGTCAAGAG AATTCCGTTGATGCAGCAAAGCCGCTGCTGCGGAAGGCGATACAGATCTCACAGCAGACCCCGTATTGGCACTGCCGCCTGCTCTTCCAGCTCGCT CAACTGCACACGCTTGAGAAGGACCTGGTGTCGGCCTGTGACCTCCTGGGTGTGGGGGCCGAGTACGCCCGGGTGGTGGGATCTGAGTACACACG GGCGCTGTTCCTCCTCAGCAAGGGGATG ctgCTGCTGATGGAGCGCAAGCTGCAGGAGGTGCACCCGCTGCTGACCCTCTGTGGGCAGATCGTGGAGAACTGGCAGGGGAACCCCATCCAGAAGGAGTCGCTGCGTGTCTTCTTCCTGGTGCTCCAGGTCACCCACTATTTGGATGCCGGGCAG GTGAAGAGCGTGAAGCCGTGTCTGAAGCAGCTGCAGCAGTGCATCCAGACCATCTCCACGCTGCACGATGATGAGATCCTGCCCAGCAACCCTGCTGACCTCTTCCACTGGCTGCCCAAGGAGCACATGTGTGTGCTTGTCTACCTG GTGACTGTGATGCACTCCATGCAGGCCGGCTACCTGGAGAAGGCGCAGAAGTACACGGACAAGGCCCTCATGCAGCTGGAGAAGCTCAAGA TGCTGGACTGCAGCCCCATCCTGTCATCCTTCCAAGTGATCCTGCTGGAGCACATCATCATGTGCCGCCTCGTCACGGGTCACAAGGCCACGGCGCTGCAGGAG ATCTCCCAGGTCTGTCAGCTGTGCCAGCAGTCCCCCCGGCTCTTCTCCAACCACGCAGCACAGCTGCACACACTGCTG GGCCTGTACTGTGTCTCCGTCAACTGCATGGACAACGCGGAAGCCCAGTTCACCACAGCCCTGCGG cTCTACAGTCTACTGGAGAGGATCAACCCAGACCACAGCTTCCCTGTCAG CTCACACTGCCTCCGAGCGGCTGCCTTCTACGTGCGTGGgctcttctccttcttccaggGACGCTACAACGAGGCCAA GCGATTTCTGCGGGAAACTCTGAAGATGTCCAATGCCGAGGACCTGAACCGGCTCACAGCCTGCTCCCTTGTGCTCCTGGGCCACATCTTCTATGTGCTGGGAAACCACAGG GAGAGTAACAACATGGTGGTACCTGCCATGCAGCTCGCCAGCAAGATCCCGGACATGTCGGTACAGCTGTGGTCGTCAGCACTGCTGCGAG ACCTGAATAAAGCCTGTGGGAACGCCATGGATGCCCATGAAGCCGCCCAGATGCACCAGAACTTCTCGCAGCAGCTGCTCCAGGACCACATTGAGGCCTGCAGCCTCCCCGAACACAACCTCATCACG TGGACAGACGGTCCACCCCCTGTGCAGTTCCAAGCTCAGAATGGAcccaacaccagcctggccagcctccTGTGA
- the MAU2 gene encoding MAU2 chromatid cohesion factor homolog isoform X1, whose product MAAQAAAAAQAAAAQAAQAEAADSWYLALLGFAEHFRTSSPPKIRLCVHCLQAVFPFKPPQRIEARTHLQLGSVLYHHTKNSEQARSHLEKAWLISQQIPQFEDVKFEAASLLSELYCQENSVDAAKPLLRKAIQISQQTPYWHCRLLFQLAQLHTLEKDLVSACDLLGVGAEYARVVGSEYTRALFLLSKGMLLLMERKLQEVHPLLTLCGQIVENWQGNPIQKESLRVFFLVLQVTHYLDAGQVKSVKPCLKQLQQCIQTISTLHDDEILPSNPADLFHWLPKEHMCVLVYLVTVMHSMQAGYLEKAQKYTDKALMQLEKLKMLDCSPILSSFQVILLEHIIMCRLVTGHKATALQEISQVCQLCQQSPRLFSNHAAQLHTLLGLYCVSVNCMDNAEAQFTTALRLTNHQELWAFIVTNLASVYIREGNRHQEVLYSLLERINPDHSFPVSSHCLRAAAFYVRGLFSFFQGRYNEAKRFLRETLKMSNAEDLNRLTACSLVLLGHIFYVLGNHRESNNMVVPAMQLASKIPDMSVQLWSSALLRDLNKACGNAMDAHEAAQMHQNFSQQLLQDHIEACSLPEHNLITWTDGPPPVQFQAQNGPNTSLASLL is encoded by the exons ATGGCGGctcaggcggcggcggcggcgcaggCGGCGGCGGCCCAGGCTGCGCAGGCCGAGGCGGCTGACTCTTGGTACCTGGCGCTTCTGGGCTTCGCTGAGCACTTCCGCACTTCCAGCCCGCCCAAAATCCGCCTGTGCGTGCACTGCTTGCAGGCCGTGTTCCCCTTCAAGCCGCCCCAGCGCATCGAGGCCCGTACACACCTGCAACTGGGCTCCGTTCTCTATCACCACACCAAGAACAGCGAGCAGGCGCGCAGCCACCTGGAGAAGGCG tggTTGATATCACAGCAA ATCCCGCAGTTCGAAGATGTTAAATTTGAAGCAGCAAGTCTGTTGTCTGAATTGTACTGTCAAGAG AATTCCGTTGATGCAGCAAAGCCGCTGCTGCGGAAGGCGATACAGATCTCACAGCAGACCCCGTATTGGCACTGCCGCCTGCTCTTCCAGCTCGCT CAACTGCACACGCTTGAGAAGGACCTGGTGTCGGCCTGTGACCTCCTGGGTGTGGGGGCCGAGTACGCCCGGGTGGTGGGATCTGAGTACACACG GGCGCTGTTCCTCCTCAGCAAGGGGATG ctgCTGCTGATGGAGCGCAAGCTGCAGGAGGTGCACCCGCTGCTGACCCTCTGTGGGCAGATCGTGGAGAACTGGCAGGGGAACCCCATCCAGAAGGAGTCGCTGCGTGTCTTCTTCCTGGTGCTCCAGGTCACCCACTATTTGGATGCCGGGCAG GTGAAGAGCGTGAAGCCGTGTCTGAAGCAGCTGCAGCAGTGCATCCAGACCATCTCCACGCTGCACGATGATGAGATCCTGCCCAGCAACCCTGCTGACCTCTTCCACTGGCTGCCCAAGGAGCACATGTGTGTGCTTGTCTACCTG GTGACTGTGATGCACTCCATGCAGGCCGGCTACCTGGAGAAGGCGCAGAAGTACACGGACAAGGCCCTCATGCAGCTGGAGAAGCTCAAGA TGCTGGACTGCAGCCCCATCCTGTCATCCTTCCAAGTGATCCTGCTGGAGCACATCATCATGTGCCGCCTCGTCACGGGTCACAAGGCCACGGCGCTGCAGGAG ATCTCCCAGGTCTGTCAGCTGTGCCAGCAGTCCCCCCGGCTCTTCTCCAACCACGCAGCACAGCTGCACACACTGCTG GGCCTGTACTGTGTCTCCGTCAACTGCATGGACAACGCGGAAGCCCAGTTCACCACAGCCCTGCGG CTCACCAACCACCAGGAGCTGTGGGCCTTCATTGTCACCAACCTGGCGAGTGTATATATACGGGAAGGAAATAGACACCAAGAGGTA cTCTACAGTCTACTGGAGAGGATCAACCCAGACCACAGCTTCCCTGTCAG CTCACACTGCCTCCGAGCGGCTGCCTTCTACGTGCGTGGgctcttctccttcttccaggGACGCTACAACGAGGCCAA GCGATTTCTGCGGGAAACTCTGAAGATGTCCAATGCCGAGGACCTGAACCGGCTCACAGCCTGCTCCCTTGTGCTCCTGGGCCACATCTTCTATGTGCTGGGAAACCACAGG GAGAGTAACAACATGGTGGTACCTGCCATGCAGCTCGCCAGCAAGATCCCGGACATGTCGGTACAGCTGTGGTCGTCAGCACTGCTGCGAG ACCTGAATAAAGCCTGTGGGAACGCCATGGATGCCCATGAAGCCGCCCAGATGCACCAGAACTTCTCGCAGCAGCTGCTCCAGGACCACATTGAGGCCTGCAGCCTCCCCGAACACAACCTCATCACG TGGACAGACGGTCCACCCCCTGTGCAGTTCCAAGCTCAGAATGGAcccaacaccagcctggccagcctccTGTGA